A genomic window from Purpureocillium takamizusanense chromosome 2, complete sequence includes:
- a CDS encoding uncharacterized protein (EggNog:ENOG503NWC0~COG:Q) produces MTVDVTLQPTDGAPDVVLLSKKYDQERERRLRPDGNAQYLDLNLEPSSRLNALAHDPWVDHAALNAQTPNLQDGHDVRFLILGAGYGGLLYAVRFLQQGFAATDIRLVDTAGGFGGTWYWNRYPGLMCDVESSIYMPLLEETGYIPQHRFSYGPELRQYAEIIATKWDLADKAVFRTELGSLEWDDKKRRWRATLSQSRGPNERNITMTVTSQFVVVANGLLNHPKTPRVLGLGEFKGNMMHTGRWDYRISGGSPQDWRLDGFKGKKVGIVGTGATAVQCVPELAKWADHLYVFQRTPSAIDERGQRQMTVQEWKSVAPSDGWWRARNRNFHHVLSGVPVKKNLVDDGWTTVNAYKYLCGGPHDPPLAMEDIPAHVGSAFALDAPRSERLRRRVDKIVVKDKATAEALKAWYPSYCKRPCFHDEYLPTFNLPHVTLVDTQAKGIDEVTRAGVIAGGIEYELDIIVWATGYRAPADSRSEPGRRSNVTITGRNGTTLAQKWRDEGPGTLHGAFTRGFPNLVLTGPSQTGVSPNWMYVQDVLSRHAAHIVSEAVRLAGDDRSGEMLAIEPTKEAEETWAGHIMSRGAWLAPLQSCGPSYVNNECQKQTHEEMMKTLRGGPDMRGLAAFEDTLERWRAAGGLQGVEVTW; encoded by the coding sequence ATGACGGTCGACGTCACGCTTCAGCCGACCGATGGCGCCCCGGACGTCGTCCTCCTTTCCAAAAAGTACGACCAAGAAAGGGAGAGGCGCCTGCGTCCAGATGGCAATGCTCAGTACCTCGATCTGAACCTCGAACCGTCTTCACGCCTCAACGCCCTAGCTCACGACCCATGGGTAGACCACGCGGCACTCAACGCGCAAACGCCAAACCTCCAAGATGGCCATGACGTGCGCTTCCTCATACTGGGTGCAGGCTACGGCGGGCTACTATACGCCGTGCGATTTCTGCAGCAGGGGTTCGCAGCTACCGATATTCGACTAGTCGACACCGCGGGTGGCTTCGGAGGCACCTGGTACTGGAATCGCTATCCGGGCCTCATGTGCGATGTGGAAAGCTCTATCTACATGCCGTTACTCGAGGAAACGGGGTATATTCCCCAGCATCGCTTTTCATACGGGCCTGAATTGAGGCAATACGCAGAGATCATCGCCACAAAATGGGATCTTGCTGATAAGGCAGTCTTTCGCACCGAGCTTGGCTCCCTCGAATGGGATGATAAAAAGAGACGATGGAGGGCGACTCTAAGCCAGAGTCGTGGACCAAACGAGCGAAACATCACGATGACGGTAACCTCGCAGTTTGTCGTCGTGGCAAACGGGCTGCTCAACCACCCCAAGACGCCCAGAGTCCTAGGTCTCGGGGAGTTTAAGGGCAACATGATGCATACCGGACGATGGGACTATAGAATTAGTGGCGGATCACCTCAGGACTGGCGTCTGGACGGGTTCAAGGGCAAAAAGGTTGGTATTGTCGGCACAGGCGCGACGGCCGTCCAGTGCGTCCCAGAGCTAGCAAAGTGGGCGGACCATCTCTACGTCTTCCAGCGGACGCCATCGGCCATCGACGAGCGTGGGCAGAGGCAGATGACGGTCCAGGAGTGGAAGTCGGTGGCCCCCAGCGACGGAtggtggcgcgcgcggaATCGCAACTTCCACCACGTCTTGTCAGGCGTCCCTGTTAAGAAGAATCTCGTTGATGATGGCTGGACCACGGTGAACGCCTACAAGTACCTCTGCGGAGGTCCTCATGATCCGCCGCTGGCCATGGAAGACATCCCTGCACATGTGGGCAGCGCGTTCGCCCTGGACGCACCGCGCTCCGAAAGATTGAGACGTCGAGTAGACAAAATAGTCGTCAAAGACAAGGCGACTGCAGAAGCGCTTAAGGCTTGGTACCCGTCATATTGCAAGCGACCCTGCTTCCATGATGAATACCTGCCTACTTTCAATCTTCCACACGTCACTTTGGTGGACACCCAAGCCAAAGGAATCGACGAGGTCACGCGCGCTGGAGTTATTGCTGGGGGCATCGAATACGAGCTGGACATTATCGTCTGGGCCACGGGTTACCGTGCCCCGGCAGACAGCAGGTCTGAACCGGGCAGGCGATCCAACGTCACCATCACTGGCCGGAATGGCACGACCCTCGCGCAAAAGTGGCGGGATGAAGGACCCGGCACTTTACACGGAGCCTTTACACGCGGATTCCCCAATCTGGTACTTACAGGGCCCTCGCAGACTGGCGTCTCGCCCAACTGGATGTATGTGCAGGACGTTCTGTCGCGACATGCAGCCCACATAGTATCCGAGGCAGTGCGACTCGCGGGGGACGACAGGAGCGGCGAGATGTTAGCCATCGAGCCCACAAAGGAAGCCGAGGAGACCTGGGCGGGCCACATCATGTCGCGAGGGGCCTGGTTGGCGCCGCTTCAGTCGTGTGGGCCGAGTTACGTCAACAACGAGTGCCAGAAGCAGACCCACGAAGAGATGATGAAAACGCTCAGGGGGGGCCCCGACATGCGGGGCCTTGCAGCTTTCGAAGACACTCTGGAGCGgtggcgagcggcgggcggcctgcagggcgtcgaggtgacTTGGTGA
- a CDS encoding uncharacterized protein (COG:S~EggNog:ENOG503P0GQ), translated as MPVNPSSVPDFDDLPKVEGMPQGCAWGVFDQNGKKDFVGTLNFLTPEIVKAAAAEVKDGVSISLNWPLNGLTRLALTGRGPAKHNVIYLPDAWGEAVVPPDAPSWDDELSFNTQSSSQWDSLAHVQHPGSGLAYNGNKPTKENLSAETTAANTQPTLDHWHEHGGLAGRGVLLDYKLYAEETGFSFHPFAGDLITVDNLEACARHFGVEFRYGDVLLVRTGATEAISNPTPKDLEMMEAHRQSGLDGTINTARWLWNRRFAAVASDAMALEAWPPVKADGTHGNLGDVVIHHYMLSLFGMSIGELWDLSKLSEYCAKAKRYSFMITSIPLNNPCLIASPPNALAIL; from the exons ATGCCAGTCAACCCAAGCTCCGTCCCAGATTTCGACGACCTGCCCAAGGTTGAGGGCATGCCACAGGGCTGTGCCTGGGGTGTCTTTGACCAGAATGGCAAGAAGGACTTTGTCGGTACCCTTAACTTCTTGACCCCAGAGATTGTcaaggccgctgccgcagagGTCAAGGATGGAGTATCCATTTCTCTCAA TTGGCCCCTCAACGGCTTGACCAGACTCGCTCTCACTGGCCGCGGCCCTGCAAAGCACAATGTGATATACCTCCCCGATGCTTGGGGTGAGGCGGTGGTGCCCCCCGACGCGCCAAGTtgggacgacgagctgtcGTTCAACACGCAAAGCAGCAGCCAGTGGGATAGCCTCGCCCACGTTCAGCACCCCGGGTCGGGCCTCGCCTACAACGGAAACAAGCCCACCAAGGAGAACCTCTCCGCCGAGACGACCGCCGCAAACACTCAGCCAACTCTGGACCACTGGCACGAGCATGgaggcctcgccggccgcggcgttcTTCTCGACTACAAGCTCTACGCTGAGGAGACTGGCTTTTCGTTCCACCCTTTCGCGGGAGACCTTATAACCGTGGACAATCTCGAGGCCTGTGCCAGACACTTTGGCGTCGAGTTCCGCTATGGCGACGTGCTCCTCGTGCGCACGGGTGCGACCGAAGCCATCTCCAACCCAACACCCAAAGACTTGGAGATGATGGAAGCGCATCGCCAgagcggccttgacggcacCATCAACACGGCTCGTTGGCTTTGGAACAGGCGATTCGCGGCCGTAGCTTCTGATGCGATGGCCCTTGAGGCGTGGCCACCTGTCAAGGCCGATGGCACCCACGGTAACCTTGGTGACGTTG TCATCCACCACTACATGCTGAGCCTGTTTGGCATGTCCATCGGCGAGCTGTGGGACCTGAGCAAGCTGTCAGAGTACTGCGCCAAAGCGAAGCGATACTCCTTTATGATCACGTCGATTCCGTTGAACAATCCTTGCCTCattgcctcgccgcccaatGCTTTGGCCATACTATAA
- a CDS encoding uncharacterized protein (COG:H~EggNog:ENOG503PA55) — protein sequence MYDGQEELDNLAWDKNDVDTKEALLDMRHKTVCRNVEELSEARFGKPARLITPLIGGGFNMLYRIRLEDTSPDIMVRLPCPGLIQFPQEKTAQEAATARLIAKETRLPIPRQHFYDMESPVGPYVMMDHVENQGSVSARLTDPSKDISEPHALDPEIADSTLDAIWGQIAQCYLQLHQLTFPRIGSLVEISPGQYRVAGRPITHNMTDMVRLANIPRSVLPAEGTTYTTGNAWYTALAEMHIAQLMFQHNDAVVSEDDGRNKYVARQIFRRLAIQGRLSTFGFSDDSWSAQSSNIPSSALLPAPSGSQNFRLWGDDFRAGNILLTSSDKIAALIDWEYTYVGPTQFSLDPPWWLLIETMEMWPSGMDDWCEVYQRRLQTWLAVMRKAEEADTHDSSTLPAPLSTYMEQSWTTGRFFLSYAARKSWAFDAVYWKYLDERFFGDRESDVPGQEDLWRTRFNLLSDEEQAAMEPFVRRKMAEAKERKLVDWDPVAARDSLSQLLFD from the coding sequence ATGTACGACGGCCAGGAAGAGCTCGACAACCTTGCTTGGGACAAGAACGATGTGGACACCAAGGAGGCACTGTTGGATATGCGGCATAAGACTGTGTGCCGTAATGTGGAAGAGCTTTCTGAGGCAAGATTCGGCAAACCAGCAAGACTTATCACTCCACTGATCGGCGGGGGCTTCAACATGCTCTATAGAATCCGGCTCGAGGACACATCGCCAGACATCATGGTCCGACTTCCATGCCCAGGCTTGATCCAGTTCCCGCAGGAAAAGACCGCCCAAgaggcggccacggccagaCTCATCGCCAAAGAGACGAGGCTACCTATTCCTCGCCAGCATTTCTACGACATGGAGTCGCCGGTCGGCCCCTACGTCATGATGGACCATGTCGAGAATCAGGGGAGCGTGTCGGCTAGGTTGACAGATCCAAGCAAGGATATCTCGGAACCTCACGCCCTAGACCCGGAAATCGCCGACTCAACCCTAGATGCGATCTGGGGCCAAATAGCTCAGTGCTACCTACAACTTCACCAGCTGACTTTTCCACGTATTGGCTCTTTGGTTGAGATCAGTCCTGGACAATACCGGGTTGCTGGGAGACCGATCACCCATAATATGACCGACATGGTGAGGTTGGCGAACATCCCTCGTTCCGTCCTCCCGGCAGAAGGCACGACATACACCACTGGAAACGCTTGGTATACTGCATTAGCGGAAATGCATATCGCGCAACTCATGTTCCAACACAATGATGCAGTGGTTTCTGAGGACGACGGCAGAAATAAGTACGTGGCGCGTCAGATCTTCCGCAGGCTCGCCATACAAGGTCGACTGTCAACATTTGGTTTCTCCGACGACTCCTGGTCTGCCCAGTCTTCCAATATCCCCAGCTCTGCGCTGCTCCCGGCACCCTCAGGCTCCCAAAACTTTCGACTATGGGGTGACGACTTTCGGGCTGGCAACATCCTCCTGACGAGCTCGGATAAAATTGCTGCTCTCATCGACTGGGAATACACGTACGTCGGACCTACGCAATTCTCCCTCGACCCGCCATGGTGGCTGCTTATCGAAACCATGGAGATGTGGCCATCAGGCATGGACGACTGGTGCGAGGTCTATCAACGGCGCCTACAAACATGGCTCGCGGTAATGAGAAaggcagaagaagcagatACGCATGACTCGAGCACGTTGCCGGCGCCACTGTCGACATACATGGAGCAAAGCTGGACGACGGGAAGGTTCTTCCTCAGCTATGCGGCCAGGAAGAGCTGGGCATTTGATGCGGTGTACTGGAAGTACCTTGACGAAAGGTTCTTTGGCGACAGAGAAAGCGATGTTCCTGGACAGGAGGACTTGTGGAGGACGCGGTTTAACCTGCTAAGTGATGAGGAACAAGCTGCCATGGAACCCTTCGTAAGGAGAAAGATGGCCGAAGCGAAGGAGAGAAAGCTTGTTGATTGGGATCCCGTGGCCGCCAGGGATAGTTTATCCCAGTTGTTATTTGACTGA